One Oncorhynchus masou masou isolate Uvic2021 chromosome 27, UVic_Omas_1.1, whole genome shotgun sequence genomic window carries:
- the si:cabz01007794.1 gene encoding mRNA decay activator protein ZFP36L3, which translates to MDNSSRLMIAAIMAMACMAMGAEVQNPSMTLNATMAPNATMAPTTTMAPNATMAPNATMAPTTTMAPNATMAPNATMAPNATMAPTTTMAPTTTMAPTTTMAPNATMAPTPTMAPTTTMAPTTTMAPNATMAPTTTRAPNATMAPKTTSAPNATMAPNATMAPTTTMAPNATMAPNATMAPNATMAPNATMAPTTTMAPNATMAPTTTRAPNASMAPNATMAPSPTMAPTTTMAPKPTITPNTAIAPTVVNTTVPALTQNISRADCGKTQFCAAEPSDCDPAMAGSCFFVSTRQSSGQTFSLQLRGESRGYIAVGLSKNTTLGVNDTTYVCANNNGTMKFFTALLLNKVLTVTGTLPVDSVKGSVNGQIIQCTFSATLPEATRSTDTSFVLSVSNGTVMNGTLGTPKVVLVSNAAVNLANPNSTVINSLNAAPTNSTSSTTNTSPTTATSTTTATSNIAATPTTASSHALGLQHTLSQALLILLGVLGMMML; encoded by the exons ATGGATAATAGCAGCAGACTAATGATCGCAGCCATCATGGCAATGGCGTGCATGGCGATGGGAGCCGAGGTACAGAACCCTTCAATGACTCTGAACGCTACAATGGCACCCAATGCCACAATGGCACCCACTACTACAATGGCACCCAACGCTACAATGGCACCCAATGCCACAATGGCACCCACTACAACAATGGCACCCAACGCTACAATGGCACCCAACGCCACAATGGCACCCAATGCCACAATGGCACCCACCACCACAATGGCACCCACCACTACAATGGCACCCACCACTACAATGGCACCCAACGCCACAATGGCACCCACCCCCACAATGGCACCCACCACTACAATGGCACCCACCACTACAATGGCACCCAACGCCACAATGGCACCCACCACTACAAGGGCACCCAACGCCACAATGGCACCCAAAACTACAAGTGCACCCAACGCTACAATGGCACCCAATGCCACAATGGCACCCACTACAACAATGGCACCCAACGCTACAATGGCACCCAACGCCACAATGGCACCCAATGCCACAATGGCACCCAATGCCACAATGGCACCCACCACTACAATGGCACCCAACGCCACAATGGCACCCACCACTACAAGGGCACCCAACGCCTCAATGGCACCCAACGCCACAATGGCACCCAGCCCCACAATGGCACCCACCACTACAATGGCACCCAAACCGACAATTACACCCAACACGGCAATAGCCCCCACTGTTGTCAACACCACCGTCCCAGCTCTCACG CAAAACATCTCAAGGGCGGATTGTGGAAAGACTCAGTTCTGTGCTGCTGAGCCATCAGACTGTGACCCGGCAATGGCTGGTTCATGTTTCTTCGTCTCCACGCGGCAGTCCTCAGGACAGACCTTCTCTCTCCAGCTACGAGGAGAGTCCAGAGGCTACATCGCTGTAGGCTTGTCCAAAAACACCACCCTG GGCGTTAATGACACTACCTACGTGTGTGCCAACAACAACGGCACAATGAAGTTCTTCACCGCTCTCCTCCTAAATAAAGTTCTGACTGTCACTGGCACG CTGCCTGTGGACTCTGTGAAGGGCTCAGTCAACGGTCAGATCATCCAGTGCACCTTCTCTGCTACTCTCCCAGAAGCTACCAGGAGCACTGACACCAGCTTCGTCCTCTCCGTTTCCAACGGGACCGTAATGAACG GAACCCTGGGTACTCCAAAGGTTGTCCTGGTCAGCAATGCAGCCGTGAACCTGGCCAACCCCAACAGTACTGTGATCAACTCTTTGAACGCCGCCCCCACTAATTCTACTTCCTCCACTACTAATACTTCCCCCACTACTGCTACTtccaccactactgctacttcCAACATTGCTGCTACTCCCACCACTGCCTCCAGCCATGCCTTGGGCCTGCAGCACACCCTGTCTCAAG CTCTGCTGATCCTGCTTGGTGTGCTAGGTATGATGATGCTGTAA